The Clostridioides sp. ES-S-0010-02 genome window below encodes:
- a CDS encoding virion structural protein: protein MDINKLKTLNYKITNGSNLQGVILIKEGNINSLGEAYRKGSIEEETFLKLSGNVNFSILNNIIYFNYYANDLYIGEDSFDFIVTLENGMTYIQTIGILIEQKIVSVNTKERFIEIYFDNEQDNRVAVNISSNINQSIELPTTIVYSSTDKEFNIDKCVETNDAINNFSEIAYPLYDCKVEIVTKATNETVNNGASIKVVNNANISFIKSKKFLGDEYGKIVFKNFVNREYNIDSPTKEIVYIVWHARTIVTEYKPKDDIIVSQRPDVSIPNFKLPIMDYPQAPKDESILEKEEYVSGDLFSNTKVHKEFDNKGNKSIKLGRNVPNGAVNLAYYYNTTASLDDTVSVIETNTNNVTLHFVEDWIHRRDLATKNDDYFPETIEFTGEKGTELEGYWGVLYRDFVMWDESTVTDFKPEHKVQHEEFKGLLAKRVPIDKIYNDGDKYGVLNLTNSIFEAVSFVETENELIDYNPKTYNAYTRYEGLVRKLKVLYNGSAKYSGVVNKKDEISNIHPEQEREIIMYPDESGLLHRIDGEYLIDDDLFYITNKFKDNIPLYYRYKLKYKIYDNVGLDINGLYNSENINIVSENNYPIDENEFKYKVFIEKTKYENVYDAYLYTSFVPTVENPIYVMYDGLTEEAYGKDSVNPLETKAGILEKISPIQCCDLDSYRVNRFQDITNKSSIEVFEYEILEDKRSKIQIEYIIMADELEIAPITKEIINKKYALYSELASFKNEDMIISEKDTNGYMTAREMFMKYSSVEDRDKINENSTFRVKYNLQNLDTMYSKDKTLIYTASDGNGFIYGRTYEDTGFPEQDSTTLGDIKNTNMLDKDSIYKSANGKVYKGYSVVCRNINQIVVGTPLEKEPLKGWFPTIKYAYFSKKYERIDKTIEIIYSIPEYDLQIFGKYGKPYIDISGEKGSFVGNSTIKVKNTPMYIEVDNSWKPTNLKVYKMLNDKDKKELEIKGFNFKYGFIEINDSVSDNDKILVDYTYEEKNLHYRGYYKNQDKDSKIIDLNLNPNMYSFYTDTSNELNEMKNSYDLFNRTIHFFLKPMRIIDRGTGEILKDNYFCVYHKFDDQEALEPFDLHIGRIFVRHHTSLKSTNLIDTRLRGGGIIKEMEDILRRDLEPESDYYLDIGTLDGKPYQENSVIIIRIDSKLLYKNGGRFSEEDIKKAVQKWAAYGSYPIIEFVDVISDDELPQTSIEVSKNIDNQKHVRPSIWIENVNYNI, encoded by the coding sequence ATGGATATTAATAAGTTGAAAACATTAAATTATAAGATAACAAATGGGTCTAATCTTCAAGGCGTTATTTTAATAAAAGAAGGAAACATAAATTCTCTAGGAGAAGCATATAGAAAAGGTTCTATTGAAGAAGAAACTTTTTTAAAATTATCAGGAAATGTTAATTTTAGTATTTTAAATAATATAATATATTTTAATTATTATGCAAATGATTTATATATTGGAGAAGACTCTTTTGATTTTATTGTGACATTAGAAAATGGAATGACATACATTCAAACAATAGGTATTTTAATTGAACAAAAAATAGTGAGTGTAAATACAAAAGAAAGATTTATAGAAATATATTTTGATAATGAACAAGATAATAGAGTAGCTGTAAATATATCAAGTAATATTAACCAATCTATAGAATTACCAACGACAATAGTTTATAGTTCAACTGATAAAGAATTTAATATTGATAAATGTGTTGAAACTAATGATGCTATAAATAATTTTAGTGAAATAGCGTATCCTTTATATGATTGTAAGGTTGAGATAGTAACTAAAGCTACTAATGAAACCGTAAATAATGGGGCAAGTATAAAAGTCGTTAATAACGCAAATATATCATTTATAAAGAGTAAGAAATTTTTAGGTGATGAATACGGGAAAATTGTATTTAAAAACTTTGTAAATAGAGAATATAATATTGATTCACCTACAAAAGAAATTGTTTATATAGTTTGGCATGCAAGAACAATTGTAACTGAATATAAACCCAAAGATGATATTATAGTAAGTCAAAGACCTGATGTAAGTATACCTAATTTCAAGTTACCTATTATGGACTATCCACAAGCACCAAAAGATGAATCTATTTTAGAAAAAGAAGAATATGTATCTGGAGATTTATTTTCTAATACAAAAGTACATAAAGAATTTGATAATAAAGGAAATAAATCTATTAAACTTGGAAGAAATGTTCCAAATGGAGCAGTAAATTTAGCTTATTATTATAATACAACAGCCTCACTAGATGATACTGTTTCTGTAATAGAGACTAATACAAATAATGTAACATTGCATTTTGTTGAAGATTGGATTCACAGAAGAGATTTAGCTACAAAAAATGATGATTACTTTCCAGAAACTATTGAATTTACTGGTGAAAAAGGCACAGAATTAGAAGGGTATTGGGGTGTTTTATATAGAGATTTTGTTATGTGGGATGAATCTACAGTTACTGATTTTAAACCAGAGCATAAAGTTCAACATGAGGAATTTAAAGGTCTATTAGCTAAAAGAGTGCCTATAGACAAGATATACAATGATGGTGATAAGTATGGTGTTTTAAATTTGACAAACTCTATATTTGAAGCTGTAAGCTTTGTGGAAACTGAGAATGAACTTATTGATTATAATCCTAAAACTTATAATGCATATACACGATATGAAGGTTTGGTTAGAAAGTTAAAAGTATTGTATAATGGGTCAGCTAAATATAGTGGTGTTGTAAATAAAAAAGATGAAATATCAAATATACATCCAGAACAGGAAAGAGAAATAATAATGTATCCAGATGAAAGTGGTCTTTTACATAGAATTGATGGAGAGTATTTGATAGATGACGATTTATTTTATATTACAAATAAATTTAAGGACAACATACCACTGTATTACAGATATAAGTTAAAGTATAAAATTTATGATAATGTCGGATTAGATATAAATGGTTTGTATAATTCAGAAAATATAAATATCGTTTCAGAAAATAATTATCCAATAGATGAAAATGAGTTTAAGTACAAGGTCTTTATAGAAAAAACTAAATATGAAAATGTCTATGATGCATATCTATATACATCATTTGTACCAACTGTAGAAAATCCTATATATGTTATGTATGATGGATTGACAGAAGAAGCTTATGGAAAAGATAGTGTAAATCCTTTAGAAACTAAAGCAGGTATACTTGAAAAGATAAGTCCAATTCAATGTTGCGATTTAGATTCATATAGAGTAAATAGGTTTCAAGATATAACAAATAAGTCTTCTATAGAGGTATTTGAATATGAAATATTGGAAGACAAAAGAAGTAAAATACAAATTGAATACATTATAATGGCGGATGAGTTAGAAATAGCTCCTATTACAAAGGAAATAATAAATAAAAAATATGCGTTATACTCAGAACTTGCTAGTTTTAAGAATGAGGACATGATTATATCTGAAAAGGATACAAATGGATATATGACAGCAAGAGAGATGTTTATGAAGTACTCATCAGTTGAAGACAGAGATAAAATAAATGAAAACTCAACTTTTAGAGTTAAATATAATCTTCAAAATTTAGATACTATGTATTCAAAAGATAAGACTTTGATATATACAGCATCAGATGGAAATGGATTTATATATGGAAGAACATATGAAGATACTGGATTTCCAGAACAAGATTCAACTACTCTTGGAGATATTAAAAATACTAATATGTTAGATAAAGATTCTATATATAAATCAGCGAATGGAAAAGTTTATAAAGGATATTCAGTAGTGTGTAGAAATATAAATCAAATTGTTGTGGGAACTCCTCTAGAAAAAGAGCCCCTAAAAGGTTGGTTTCCAACTATTAAATATGCTTATTTTAGTAAAAAATATGAAAGAATCGATAAAACAATAGAAATTATATATTCCATACCAGAATATGATTTACAGATATTTGGAAAGTATGGCAAACCATATATTGACATATCTGGAGAAAAAGGAAGTTTTGTTGGAAATAGTACTATTAAGGTAAAAAATACTCCAATGTATATAGAAGTTGATAATAGCTGGAAGCCAACTAATTTAAAAGTTTATAAAATGTTAAATGATAAAGATAAAAAAGAACTTGAAATAAAAGGATTTAATTTTAAGTATGGATTTATAGAGATTAATGATTCAGTAAGTGATAATGATAAGATATTAGTAGATTATACTTATGAAGAAAAGAATCTTCATTACAGAGGCTATTATAAAAACCAAGATAAAGATAGCAAAATTATAGATTTAAATTTAAATCCAAATATGTATAGTTTTTATACAGACACTTCTAATGAACTAAATGAGATGAAAAATTCTTATGATTTATTTAATCGAACAATTCACTTTTTTTTAAAACCCATGAGAATAATAGACAGAGGCACAGGTGAGATTTTAAAGGACAACTATTTTTGTGTATACCATAAATTTGATGATCAAGAAGCTTTAGAACCATTTGACTTACATATAGGTAGAATTTTTGTGAGGCATCATACTTCATTAAAATCCACAAATTTAATAGATACTAGATTGAGAGGCGGAGGTATTATCAAAGAAATGGAAGATATACTTCGTCGAGATTTAGAGCCTGAAAGTGATTATTATTTAGATATTGGTACACTTGATGGTAAACCATATCAAGAAAACTCTGTAATTATAATAAGAATAGATAGTAAGCTTCTTTATAAAAATGGAGGAAGATTTTCTGAAGAAGATATAAAAAAAGCTGTTCAAAAGTGGGCTGCTTATGGTAGCTATCCTATTATTGAATTTGTAGATGTAATAAGTGATGATGAGTTACCTCAGACTAGCATAGAAGTCAGTAAAAACATAGATAATCAAAAACATGTAAGACCAAGTATATGGATAGAAAATGTAAACTATAATATATAA
- a CDS encoding virion structural protein codes for MPNTSLNISKIKDEIIEAVVREITSNCSTDEEREILENEFETKIKNNTLITSLDEHEISINSQSINKTMNELYIDLLTSFGVVNSMSELISKYDSMSTSYINSIATKINQIKDKLESCRYSTSFKHMPKFIIERFRNSNNFDKSRSIQKDRYGQWIPEKCYVNFDEKENILTLPFLKRDNMLRYDNKVSTASLNYKFQLGEGFIKSYNNGTSLENAIDGNPTSFWSDTILSDAPLSVSFENNKPKALYVRDNYFYGIDSGAVCDLELNFESINKINEINITPFTKYPIDIVAIRYKMTDDEDEVLIELVTPDNKDKTLKSVFTRDKVTFRFPEIICKRIYILFTQKHYIRETYVYNPTEVNKNLLWFNNENDRKEKVSKAVFKPVYYDREMVNSLWQQMNDRILSDSYDELLSRIVGNDKLNHKVLKYEYNYGLYDLGCYNNHFDRTGFYISKSLNLNSNIKSVQIVTDELHPKNSLGKTVTDIEYYITVSDNPDAKDWIPILPMNKEIIESELLFITGSTRAYFRFEAEIVYKVMKDGEEIPLGSEGFYIHKNQKTGFFWCIQIFNYDYNAVYSISYKPVRGSDSVDFASKLETTIESFNGENKSNFELKYSPFTESTVDYCDVKVVDTLNQNINCEIETLNVTDISENGSSYKNFDNLNDKLQFYIFKNSIYFNREIENKYIIDISYKHLVSKIKLKALFRRNTVKDGWLTPALKEIKYMVDTF; via the coding sequence ATGCCAAATACTTCATTGAATATAAGTAAAATAAAAGATGAGATTATAGAAGCTGTTGTAAGAGAAATAACATCCAATTGTTCTACTGATGAGGAAAGAGAAATTTTAGAAAATGAATTTGAGACAAAAATTAAAAATAATACATTGATAACGAGCTTAGATGAGCATGAAATAAGTATTAATTCTCAATCAATTAATAAGACTATGAACGAACTGTATATAGATTTACTGACTAGTTTTGGTGTAGTTAACTCAATGAGTGAGTTGATATCAAAGTATGATAGTATGAGTACATCATATATAAATAGTATAGCGACAAAGATAAATCAAATAAAAGATAAACTAGAGAGTTGTAGATATTCTACCTCATTTAAACATATGCCTAAATTTATAATAGAGAGATTTAGAAACTCAAACAATTTCGATAAAAGTAGAAGTATTCAAAAAGATAGATATGGTCAATGGATACCAGAAAAGTGTTATGTTAATTTTGATGAAAAGGAAAACATATTAACATTACCATTTTTAAAACGAGATAACATGTTAAGATATGATAATAAAGTCTCAACAGCATCTTTAAATTATAAGTTTCAGCTTGGTGAAGGATTTATAAAATCTTACAATAATGGAACATCTCTTGAAAATGCTATAGATGGAAATCCAACATCATTTTGGAGTGATACTATACTGTCAGATGCTCCATTAAGTGTTTCGTTTGAAAATAATAAACCAAAAGCTCTATATGTAAGAGATAATTATTTTTATGGAATAGACTCTGGGGCAGTTTGTGACCTTGAACTTAATTTTGAATCTATTAATAAAATAAACGAAATAAACATAACTCCATTTACAAAATATCCTATTGATATAGTTGCTATAAGATATAAAATGACAGATGATGAAGATGAAGTGTTGATAGAGTTAGTAACACCAGATAATAAAGACAAAACACTAAAAAGTGTTTTTACTAGAGATAAAGTTACATTTAGATTTCCAGAAATAATATGTAAGAGGATATACATATTATTTACACAGAAACATTATATAAGAGAAACATATGTATATAATCCAACTGAGGTAAATAAAAATTTACTTTGGTTTAATAATGAAAATGATAGAAAAGAAAAAGTAAGTAAAGCTGTATTTAAACCAGTGTACTATGATAGAGAAATGGTTAATTCTCTATGGCAACAAATGAATGATAGAATATTATCAGATTCTTATGATGAGCTACTATCTAGAATAGTTGGAAATGACAAGTTGAATCACAAGGTATTAAAATATGAATACAACTATGGTTTATATGATTTAGGATGCTATAATAATCATTTTGATAGAACTGGCTTTTATATAAGCAAATCTTTAAATTTAAATTCTAATATAAAAAGTGTACAGATAGTAACTGATGAACTACATCCTAAAAATTCACTTGGAAAAACTGTCACCGACATAGAATACTATATTACAGTATCTGATAATCCAGATGCTAAAGATTGGATTCCTATATTGCCAATGAATAAGGAGATTATAGAATCTGAACTTTTATTTATAACAGGAAGTACTAGAGCTTATTTTAGATTTGAAGCAGAAATCGTTTATAAAGTAATGAAAGATGGAGAAGAGATACCTTTAGGTAGTGAAGGATTTTATATACATAAAAATCAAAAAACTGGATTTTTTTGGTGTATTCAAATATTTAATTATGATTATAATGCAGTATATAGTATAAGTTATAAGCCTGTAAGGGGCAGTGATTCTGTAGATTTTGCATCAAAGTTAGAAACAACTATAGAATCTTTTAATGGAGAAAATAAATCAAATTTTGAACTTAAATACAGTCCATTTACAGAGTCTACAGTGGATTATTGTGATGTAAAAGTGGTAGACACATTAAATCAGAATATTAACTGTGAAATAGAAACTCTAAATGTGACAGATATATCAGAAAATGGAAGTAGTTATAAGAATTTTGATAATTTAAATGACAAACTTCAATTTTATATATTTAAGAACTCAATCTATTTTAATAGAGAGATAGAGAATAAGTATATCATAGATATATCATATAAACATTTAGTATCAAAAATAAAGTTAAAAGCATTATTTAGAAGAAATACAGTTAAAGATGGATGGTTAACACCTGCTTTAAAAGAAATAAAATATATGGTAGATACATTTTAA